In Chitinophaga oryzae, the sequence TTGACGGTACCTGCGCCTATCATCGCTTTCCGATGATAGGGGAAGAAATTCCACACTGCATCACTGTGTTACAAAGACTCCAACAACAAGGGGTAAAGCTTATACTCAACACCATGCGGTCCGGCAGGCATCTGAAAGATGCCGTGAAATGGCTCAACGGCAAAGGCATTACCCTCTACGGTGAAAACAGGAATCCGCAGCAGCGCCGGTGGACCGGCAGCCCCAAGGTACAGGCTGACTTTTACATTGACGATGCAGCCCTCGGCTGCCCCGTGGAAGAAGATATTTTCGGAAGAGTATCTGTCGATTGGTATAAAATGGAAACCCTTTTGGAAGCGCGGCAGGTACTGCCTGCCCGCAATCGGGCCAAAGAGAAAGTATGGCTGCTACAGCCAGCGAAGTAAGCATAGCTGTTCTTACATCAGAGAAGCCTGCGTGAACGCAGGCTTCTCTATTTCAGCATTCCATATGCAATATCGGGTAGGGCTTGCCCATGCCGTCCCTCTCAGAACGGCCGCTGATCTTAAAGCCCATGCGCTCATAAAAACCAACAGCCTGACTGTTTTGCTCGTTAACATCCACTTTACGGATATGCAGCTCCGTGAGGGCATAATGAATAAGCTGCTTACCCACGCCCTTTCCCCGCGAGGCATCCTCTACAAACAACATCTCCAGCGAATCGGCGTGTACACCGAGAAAAGCTACCGGCTGTCCCGCGTCATTCAAAAACAGGTAAGTATCTACCTGTGGAAAAAACGCCTCCGGCAGGAGCGCCCTGATATGCTCAAAATCTTCCTGCGCTAAAAACCCATGGGTGGCCTTTACGGCGGATTCCCATATTCTTACCATTTCCGGGTAATCTGTGGCTGTTGCTCTTCTTATCTTCATGTTCCTGTCTGTTTAAGGTGAATGACAATTTCGCGTTTTCTATGACTTTCTCCAAATATTCCCAGGCAGGCCATCACCTTCCTGTTTCTGTGAATTGTACTAAATATCCAACGATAAGTGTCATAAATCCCAATTACCGCCATCCTAATTTTGTACTTAATTAATTCCAGTAATAATGACTACAAGTGTAATCTTCTTCGGCATCATGGCTGCCATCGGCTATATCTTTTTACAATCCCTGTTTATACTGGGGGTACGGATAGCGGCGAAAGGCGCGGTAGAGAAACTGCCCAACGGAAAAGACAAAGACAGTGAAATGATCCTGTTCCCCATCTTCAAGTACCTCACCCGTACCGAACGTATAAAAATTTACTACAGCGGCGAGCAGTTTGATCAGCTGGCCCGGAGGCTCGGCGTGCTGATGCCGGAATACCGTTTAAACATGGAAGACAACAGCATCCTGCTTCCGCCGGACGATGCTTCCAGGGTCCCGGTGCTGAAAGAGCTGAATAACATGCTTCCTAAGATCGACGGGAAAATACAGGTAGAAGTAACGGGCAACAGTATACGATTTTTTAAGATCGATGAAGTGTTCAAGGTTAATAAATACCTGCGCAAGCCGGTGATCCAGTGTCCTATCTGCATGGCCTCTTACTGGAGCGTTTTCAGCTACTGGATCCCGGTAATCTACTTTTATGGTTTTAACTTCTGGGTAGTATATGCCGGCGTGGTCAATATCTGTGCAATAGCTTGTATGAACTGGCTGTTGTGGATGCGGGGCTCGGCCTACGAAACACAGATCATGAAGGGATAAGGCTGTTTCGCAGCCCGTATTGCCGGCACAGCTCCTCCATTTTCTGCGAGAAAGCCTGCCGGTAATATGCCGGCATTTGCGGACCATCCGCAAAGAACCGTTGGTACTTTTCCATCAGATGAGGATAGTGTTTGGCGACGGCGTTCATCACCAGTGTTTTGCTGTCTGCCGGCCCCGATCCGAATAATGTCAGCGTAGCCGGGAATATATAAGCCGCACCGGCAGTTTTAAAGGCCTGAAACATTTCATCCAGGTGTGTGGCCGTATCCGTGATAAAAGGCAACAACGGCATCAGGCTCACGCCACTGTGAAAGCCATGCTGTATGGCTGTTTTTAACGTCCCGAGGCGCAGCGAAGGCGGGGTGGCGCCGGGCTCAAAAATATGCGCAATGGTATCGGAGATGGTGGAGAAGGAGAACGTAATAAAAACCTTATGGGATAGTTTATCCTGAAGATCGCCGGGAAGAATAGCGGTTTGATCGATGGCCTGCAGCAGATCAAAATCGCGGCCGACCAGGTCCGATTTGGTGATCACATGCACGGGGAAGCGGTAATGCAGAATCACCTCCAGCAGGCGCCGGGTAAGCTGTTGCGTTTTTTCAATTTGCAGGTAAGGATCAGTGGCGGAAGACAGCACGATAATGCCGTACTGTTTTTTCCGGGCGCGGAGCGACAGCTGCCGCTCCAGCAGCCCCACCGCATTACTCTTCACACTCAGCTTTTCCTCCATATTGATCCCGTACTTACTGCCCCTGATGTAACAGTACTGGCAGTTGAAAGAGCAGCCGCTGTAGGGATTGAGCGTATAGTCGTCCAGGAACCAGGGATCCCGGCGCTTTGTCTTGTTCAGTATGGATTTAACAACGACGGTACGTATCATTTTTTCCTGCTGTAATGAAGACCCATATTAATTTTTGTTCTGAACCATTGTCTTGTGGCGGCAGATTCGATACGCGGATGATAACGGGCGATGAGTTCCGGATGAAACTTCGCGACTGTTTTGGCGCCCCATCCGATTCCTTTCCTGGTATGAAAATCTGTTGCGTCCGACAGCGATAGCAGCATATTGAACACCGGCTCAACAAATACCGGTGATAATCCTTTCTTTACTGCGTAATGCGCAGCCACTCCTACGGTCCTGACCATCCATTTATTCTCGTGCGCGGATAGCTGCTGTAATAAGGGAATCGTTTCTTCGGGCCTTGTCAGCAGGGCGTGTCCTAACACCCGTTCTCCGATGATGTCGCATACATACCACTGGTCGCCGTACTGAATATAAGCGCAGGCCTTATCGATCGACGCTGCGAAGTGCCGGTCCAGGCGCAGCTGCAGGACCGTGCCTGCCAGCACCTGGCTGCCGGTTTCCCGCAGGCATATAATATCGTCCAGGATGCTGGTCTGTTCTTCATCCGGGACCGCCGCCGCTATTTCCCTGGCGGCATATTCCAGCAGCGGAAACTTCACTTTCTTCTTCAGCAGGGTGTCATGCAGCGAGGTGACAAATATCTCCCGGCCACTATGCTGCAGGGCATGCAGGGCTGCTGCCACCAGTTGTTTGATCGTTGCCTTGCTACTGATCGTTTCCATACGTGATATTTGCTCCGGCGATAAAGGTATAAAATATACCAACGTCTCCTGTAAACCAGGAGGCCGTCTCCTGGGGGAGACGGCCTCGCTGTTATCGGGTAAATGGAGCGCGGTTTATTGTGCCCGGAGGCTGTTCACCGGGTTGGCCATCGCTGCGCGGATAGCCTGGAAGCTGATGGTGGCCAGGGCAATGCCGGCAGCCATAAAGCCGGCCGCTGCAAAGACCTCCCAGCCAATACTGATCCGGTAGGCGAAGTCCAGCAACCAGCGGTGCATGGCCCACCAGCCCAGCGGGAAGGCAAACAGGATGGCGATCATCACCAGTTTCAGAAAATCTTTGGACAGCAGGTGGACGATATTGGTCATGGTAGCGCCCAGCACTTTGCGGATACCTATTTCGCGGGTCCGTTGTTCTGCAGCGTAGGCCGCCAGTCCGAACAGTCCGAGGCTGGCAATGAAGATAGCCAGTATGGCGAAGGACAGGGATATTTTACCCATCCTGCTTTCAGATTGATACAGGCTGTTAAAATCATCGTCCATGAAAGAGTAGGTGAATGGCTGATTCGGCACCATCGTTTTCCATTTCTCTTCCACCTGTGCCACGAGGGCCGGGATATCGCTGCTGCGTACCCGGAAAGCCATGCTTCCCCTGTCTTCCCGGAGAAACAGCGCCAGCGGCGTCACCTGTTCGCGCAGCGAGTTGAAGTTAAAGTCTTTCACCACGCCAATGATAGTATAGCTGTTACCGCTTTTGCCGCCTTCGTCCCGCCACTCGTATATTTTCCGGTTGAGCGGATCTTTCAGTCCGATCAGCCGCGCGGCTGCCTCGTTGATAACGACAGCCTGCGAGTCTGTGGCAAAGGCGGCGGAGAAATTCCTGCCGGTTTTCATGTGCATGCCCATAGCGGGGATATACTGATCATCCACCGACCACATTTGCATGGTCACTGCATTTTTGGGATCCGGCACCGGTGTGAGGAACATCGGTCCGTCGTTACGGCTATCGCCGGTGGGCAGATAAGCAGTCATCGTGCCGGCCTGTACGCCATTGAGTCCCAGCACCTCCTGCCGGAAAGCTTTCGCCTGGCTGCCCAGCGTGGCAGTATTTTGCAGTACCAGTACCTGCTCGCGGTTGAAGCCCAGTTGTTTATTGCGGATAAAGCGGAGCTGATTGTAAATCACCATGGTGCCTACCATCAGGATGATAGAGATGCTGAACTGGAACACTACGAGGCCGTTGCGCAACATGCTGTTGCGGAAGCCGGAGGCGATAGTGCCTTTCAGTACCAGTACGGGCCGGAAGGCGGAGAGGAAAAAGGCAGGGTAACTACCCGCCAGCAGTCCCACCAGCAACACCAGTCCCACCAGGACAAGGCCCAGCCAGGGTCTGCTGAACAGGCCCAGGGTTATGTGTTTTCCTGCTACATCGTTAAATAAGGGCAACATCAATGAGGCGATACCCAGCGCCAGCAACATGGCGATGGCGCTTACCAGCATCGATTCTGTCAGAAACTGCGCCACCAGTTGGGCACGCTGGGAGCCCATTACCTTGCGGATGCCTACTTCCTTCGCCCTGTTGGCCGAGCGTGCGGTAGACAGGTTCATGAAGTTTACGCAGGCGATCAGCAGGATAAACAAGGCGATGGCGGAGAAAATATACACATATTGAATGGAGCCGTTAGGACTCAGCTCAAAGCTTTTGTTGCTGTGCAGGTGAACGGCTGTGAGCGGCATCAGGGAGTAGCGGATATAACCACCGCTGCGCTCCAGTTCTTCCCTGGAGGTATTCACCATCGCCAGCAGCTGTGGGGCGATGTATTTGGCGGTAGCCGGTCCCAGCTTGGCTTCCAGCTTCTTCGGATCTGCTCCTTTGCGCAGCACCACGTAGGTATTGAAGTTATTACTTAACCAGAGGTCGTTCCGGCTTTCCGGCGCGCCGGAGAGCGAAGCGAAGAAA encodes:
- a CDS encoding acetyltransferase, which encodes MKIRRATATDYPEMVRIWESAVKATHGFLAQEDFEHIRALLPEAFFPQVDTYLFLNDAGQPVAFLGVHADSLEMLFVEDASRGKGVGKQLIHYALTELHIRKVDVNEQNSQAVGFYERMGFKISGRSERDGMGKPYPILHMEC
- a CDS encoding transposase, with translation MTTSVIFFGIMAAIGYIFLQSLFILGVRIAAKGAVEKLPNGKDKDSEMILFPIFKYLTRTERIKIYYSGEQFDQLARRLGVLMPEYRLNMEDNSILLPPDDASRVPVLKELNNMLPKIDGKIQVEVTGNSIRFFKIDEVFKVNKYLRKPVIQCPICMASYWSVFSYWIPVIYFYGFNFWVVYAGVVNICAIACMNWLLWMRGSAYETQIMKG
- a CDS encoding SPL family radical SAM protein; translation: MIRTVVVKSILNKTKRRDPWFLDDYTLNPYSGCSFNCQYCYIRGSKYGINMEEKLSVKSNAVGLLERQLSLRARKKQYGIIVLSSATDPYLQIEKTQQLTRRLLEVILHYRFPVHVITKSDLVGRDFDLLQAIDQTAILPGDLQDKLSHKVFITFSFSTISDTIAHIFEPGATPPSLRLGTLKTAIQHGFHSGVSLMPLLPFITDTATHLDEMFQAFKTAGAAYIFPATLTLFGSGPADSKTLVMNAVAKHYPHLMEKYQRFFADGPQMPAYYRQAFSQKMEELCRQYGLRNSLIPS
- a CDS encoding DNA alkylation repair protein — its product is METISSKATIKQLVAAALHALQHSGREIFVTSLHDTLLKKKVKFPLLEYAAREIAAAVPDEEQTSILDDIICLRETGSQVLAGTVLQLRLDRHFAASIDKACAYIQYGDQWYVCDIIGERVLGHALLTRPEETIPLLQQLSAHENKWMVRTVGVAAHYAVKKGLSPVFVEPVFNMLLSLSDATDFHTRKGIGWGAKTVAKFHPELIARYHPRIESAATRQWFRTKINMGLHYSRKK
- a CDS encoding ABC transporter permease, whose protein sequence is MLKNYFSVAIRNLWKNKAFSAINVLGLAIGLATSLLIILYVLDELSYDRFHAAAERTYRVDADIKFGGTHYVIASAPAPLGPALKNDLPEIEEETRFRKYDGWLVRKGSQNIREEKVIFADSTLFRVFSLPLLEGDQRTALREPRTVVITEKTAFKYFNTTDVIGRDLLINDSVPYKITGVLKPFPGLTQVDFDFFASLSGAPESRNDLWLSNNFNTYVVLRKGADPKKLEAKLGPATAKYIAPQLLAMVNTSREELERSGGYIRYSLMPLTAVHLHSNKSFELSPNGSIQYVYIFSAIALFILLIACVNFMNLSTARSANRAKEVGIRKVMGSQRAQLVAQFLTESMLVSAIAMLLALGIASLMLPLFNDVAGKHITLGLFSRPWLGLVLVGLVLLVGLLAGSYPAFFLSAFRPVLVLKGTIASGFRNSMLRNGLVVFQFSISIILMVGTMVIYNQLRFIRNKQLGFNREQVLVLQNTATLGSQAKAFRQEVLGLNGVQAGTMTAYLPTGDSRNDGPMFLTPVPDPKNAVTMQMWSVDDQYIPAMGMHMKTGRNFSAAFATDSQAVVINEAAARLIGLKDPLNRKIYEWRDEGGKSGNSYTIIGVVKDFNFNSLREQVTPLALFLREDRGSMAFRVRSSDIPALVAQVEEKWKTMVPNQPFTYSFMDDDFNSLYQSESRMGKISLSFAILAIFIASLGLFGLAAYAAEQRTREIGIRKVLGATMTNIVHLLSKDFLKLVMIAILFAFPLGWWAMHRWLLDFAYRISIGWEVFAAAGFMAAGIALATISFQAIRAAMANPVNSLRAQ